One Bombus affinis isolate iyBomAffi1 chromosome 18, iyBomAffi1.2, whole genome shotgun sequence genomic window, AGAAGAGCAAATGGAGAGTGAACtgataaaaagtaaaaagaaaaagctGAAAAATCCCAGTGATTTACACAGTGGGGAAATAGAATCAAGTAACGAAAAACAAAGTGATGTTTTTTTGGAAGGTACacaaagaaaattaaataaatgtgAGAGGAATGTGCCTATAAAGGAAGAACAAGTATCAGATAATTGTGATGAAAATGAACAAATGGTAATTGATGACAGTACTATTCTAAATAATCAAGAACAAGAAAAtacaaatgaaaagaaaaagaaaaggaaaaagcggAAGAAGCAAAGTAAACTGGAAGATTTTAGTTATAGTATGGGATTACAAGTTATGGCTAAGAAGGACTGGAAATGTCTTAGAAATAAATACTTAGAATTACAGAGAAGTAAGATGAAACAACTCAAACAACATTTAAGAAAAACAAGATGGAACCAGTGGTCGaattatgaaaaaaataaaCCTGAAAGGGTAGAAAATGATGAGAAGGACACAACGAGGAAACAAAATAGTATATCTGCATGTCGTTTCTCATTTACATCGGGAGTTATAGTTAAAATTGAAATGGATAAACCATGTACAGATCCAAAAAGTttaaaggtatatatatatatatatgtcgaacATAAAGATATAATGtgagtaaaaaataaataaataaatatatataattttgatatattttaatatttttagatggaattaaaaaataatagttCTGTAAAATATATAGATGTTGAAGATGGTTCTTGTTTTGCTTATGTAAGATGTGATACAAGTGAAGCTGCACAAGCATTTATACAAAAGTCTGATGAGGAAAGAAATATGAGAATATTAGAAGGTAAGAGAATgttgtaaatattttaataggaAGTAATTTCATTTATGTCCTATTGTGTAGGTGAAGAGGAAAAAATATATTGGGATAAAATCCTGCATGACAGAGAAGAAAAATTGAGTAAAAAAGTAAAAGTCAAACAGAGAGGAAGGAATAAATTACTAAAAAAGGCAGAAAAAGAACTTGGGAAGCATATCAAATTTGATGAAGTGTAAACTTAGAGTACTTTTTCCtgtcaaatatatttaacaattgTATATAAAACAGGTGATTTTATATCATGAACTTATAAAAACAGAAATGATAAATAAAATCCAACAGCATTGTTACAAATAAATCATTGTTTTCATTATGATTCTTTCAGCtatgaattttaaaaattatctatatttaagtctctttaatgaaattaaggaatttttatcatttaatacgTCTTTATATAAAAATCCATCTGCAGTTTTAATTTTCTACCATCTTCCCCTTCCGCGACTTCTGCCAGAATCATTACGTCCaaatcctcctcctcctcctccacgTCCTTTAAAACCACCGCCACCACCTCCTCTTCCAAAACCTCCACCACGTCCAAATGATGGTCTACCACCACCTCGTCCACCACCATGTCCTCCACCACCTCTTTTTGCTCCACGTCCACCTCCACCTCCTCTCTTTTGTACAGAACCAGGAGGTTTAGGCAAAAACCTTTGTAAAGGTAACAACTTAGCTGGATCTATGAATAGCTATAATGGAATAGTAATAATTAATGGAAAATAGTTGTTAAGTTTAATTCATAcatataaaaacaaaatataccTGTGCATCCTTTTGAAAACTGGATGCCTTTATATTTTCAGATAATTTTATAGACACATAGTAATCTCTAATGTTGCCAAatatttcatctatttttcCAATTTGTTGTTTATTCTCCGTATAAATTGGAGCATTAAAGAAGGGTACTTGTTCTATATCTACTTTAGCAACTAAGTCATCTTGAACCGTCCATGTAAAATGTCCTAATGGAGTCACTTGTTCTGGTGGACCTTGATCATATCTATAATATATGAATCATTATTATATATCTAGTGAGAAAGTATGAAATGTAATAATTACCCTTTTCCACCTCTATCACCACCACGGCCTCCTCGGAATCCTCCTCCACCTCTTCCACCACGACCTCCTCTTCCAAATCCGCCGCCACCACCACGACCTCGGAatgacatttttttattttataaatactgAAAATAATTCATTCTATTGTTAacttaaaaatacatataaggttatgtacgaaAAATACATAACTTCACAAAAGTAAGAGTGTAGAGTAAAACCACGTGTCTAACCTGTAAAAATTAtggttaataaaatatttctatctcTATGcaattatacgatattttttataattcaaGTTATTAATTGCACAACGTATCAGAATTAATTTTGTTACTATGTTTAGATAACTGTAATTACACTCTGTTATTACAAAATAGCGGCATTTTCTTCTATAAACTACAGTTTACACTTATGATCATAGTCTGCGCATGCGCGTTATGAGCATGTAGTGATCTAACACGGCATATAGTACTTgaatgaaataatttaaaagagtttaatgtattaattacataaatagaataatattgtggactattttatttataaaattaacataatttttatcatatcttatatttttaaattcaagTTTGATATCAATTTTCATTACATCTAATTttcttgtatattattttttttatgtaCACTGTATTCTGCTATTTATACCGCCATTTTATAAATAAGTATTAGTAAATATACAGTATACATTCAAAATGTTTTAGCCTTTTTTTactataatatatgtatttgtaaTTTGAAAACAAATACTAATAACATTTACATTTTGACAATACATTTTTTCACTCGTTCCTGTCATGATATGACCATTACTACCGTTTATTTAATTCGCAAATATGCCACGCTATCATTTATATTGGAAATTCGTATCATCGAATATCCTAACCTCCTACACATTGTAACTAGCAGTAAAAATAAACTATACACCATCTTTACTTTTACTTCAAATAGTGCAATTATATGTAGTGCAGTTTAGCTGTTGTTTAGATAAGATAGAGAAGGGTCATTACAgatcatttaaaaatatatccCATTGCCATAATTCGTTACTTAATGAAAGTATATAAAGTAACTAGGCGACAAAATGTGCCCATGCTCTATGTAACTTGGCGGCCAACATGATATGTTTTAATGCTTCTTGTCGACAGAAGGGTGCGTTTATCATTTGGCGTAAGCAGGTGCACGTGAGGTGACGGTGACCGTCTGCTAGACGGGTCAGTGTCAGTGGCTACGTGCATAATCTTCCTCGTGACCATCCCCGGGTAgttttgaaaaattttgtttcaaCATTAAAATCACGACCAGTCTTGTGTGATTATGTTACATAGGCTAGACGATCATCGGACGTTATAATGTTCACAGTATTTCGCATGTTACTAATACTAATCCATTTTTCATGTGACTTATTTGCCGGGTTTTATAATTGCTGTATGATCGTTCATCGCAAGTGTACCGAAATCTGGTACCGTGAGAACCTAAGGACAGAAACTGAAATGCTGATGCGTGTCGCGAACGAAATGAAAAAGCTCCCAAGGCATTTAGTGATCATTTTCGGCGCGAAGGAGGACACTGTTTTTGACTGTATACGAATTATTGGATGGTGTATTACCCTTGGTATACCTTACATCAGTTTCTTTGACATCAGTGgtaattttcatttttgtttATTGCTTTACAATGTCATCGTTCCTATCATTATATcttcttatttttttaaataagaagATACATGAATCTATATGAATCTCATCTTTTTATGCCAGTCATTCTATCTAAATTCCAAGAGATAAATATTCTGTTGATTATTTTAGATTTGTCAATGTCATATCTGgttttagaaaaatttaaatGCAAAGAAGATAGAAGCGGAACATGTAATTAAGGTACTTCTTTTTGGTAAAAGAATGTAGAAACAATGGTTCTGTCAACTTAAATTAGGAGTACTTCATGACTTAAATCTTATCTTAAACTTaactattatttaaattttcagtAGAACTAATGTTTTCAGTTAATTGATCTTATAAAGTTTTTCACGTAATTAATTGAGCATATCTTTGTATTGTTAATATTTCtctgtatacatatttatttcatagaGCATTTATTCTAACCTCAAAATCGAAACGTATCTTGGCATTAACTTAAATTAAAGTTCCCTTTCTagaattaattttctttattttctttaatttcgtgTCAATTCTTTTTGATATGTGGATTTAAAAAGGATCATAAAACGTTTATTGTAAAATGCTTTATTCTAATGCtaaatatagtataacattttTGTAAACTTCTACCATGATTTACATATATCCTTAgtctatttaaataattttttacaaacATTACATTCCCATACAAAATTTTTTTTGAAAACATACTACAAAACTTATCATAAGCTGTTGATTACATTATCTACTAGCTAAAGTTCCATTATTACTCATCTACTAATAGTTTGaacaaaagtatatttaaaaattgtataattttttaacaaaaattcaataataaaataataataatgcatTAAATGGATTTGATTTTCTAGGATTTTCAGTAGAAATTATACAATAGATATTCAATTGTAACAATGTGAACTTATTTTATAagttaaaaatgtaattatttgaaaaaatgtaGTTATGTCAAATaatttttgcatctttaaaaCTGAATACAAAGTTTACTTAGTCTTATCTAGTCTCAAGGACAAATCGAGTATGCGTGCGATAGTATATTCGAATTCAATTAATCTTGCTATTAAAAAGATACATGATTATATGATATGATTCAACTATTGCTTTGTTACTAAATCaataaaatgaatttataaaatgttttacaattagaaaattattagaaaatgaattttataattaaatttcgttGCTAATTACATCATGTTTATAATTAATAGTATACTTATAATGATTTTTGTTGTTATAGGTTATTTAGTCCGAAATGAGAATTTATTGAAATACGAACTCGCAAAAAGACGGCCTGATTTACTAGATCGCATCAGTTGGAGTAAACCAAATGCAGGATTCAAACAAAATGGAATAACCGGTACGTTTCCTATACAAATAATgtcttataattaataatatattgaatAGAATCTAATCCTATAATGCTGGTGAACATGGTAATGTACATATGTATCGTTCTTCCTAATTTATAGACTTCAAATTGAAAACGAGGATATCTTTGTTGTGCGCATCAgatggaaaaaaagaaatagtatCGTTAACAAAAACATTAGCTGAAGCTGTCGTCACAGGGACGATTAAGCCGGAAGAAATAAATATCGATTTACTTAATGAGAAATTGAATTCACGGGGAATTCCGGACCCTGATATGGGACTAATATATGGTCGCCTTTGTTCTACGTACGGTGTCTTGCCATGGCAAACACGAATAACAGAATTCTAGTAAGTTTATTTCGAtcatattaggtcatcccataagttcgttccgtttttcgagcggttatatttgttaagattgtttacatacctttcagtttcatgaaaaaatgtaatccccctctcgttgtacaacttcttcccatttttcaagtgtattggtcccttatcgctgtatgtttataaatcgacacatgaaatgtatacacaaaagttggcacgaacttatgggatgacctaatatatagtTTTCGTATTCTTCAACATTTTTTACATtcaatttgtaataatatatattttctatttcagcACGTTACCTTTACACGTTAGTTTATCTGCAAAGGATTTCACGTGTCTGTTAGAAAAATATAGTAAATCCGAACAACGATTCGGAAAATAACTGGAATTGTTGTTCATTTGCGAAAAGTTTTTGTATCCAAAAACAAGAAGAAACAAACAAATGTGAAACAAAATATAGCTTCTAAGGACATTTTTTACAAAGActgaatttaaaataatttacagaTACTATTTTATAAGTGGTTGCGTGCTAAATAAACTTATAATGGCTACATGCGTGGCACAAGTGTCGTTTCATGAACCGGTTTTAACGTTTGCCGATAAGAAGGAATTTAGGTACCTTAACTTGAAGAGTTTCTCataaataagaaaagaagatTCCACAAAATGCTGTAGAAGCgaaacattttaattgtatttttaattatgcaAAATAATTGTCCTGCCATAAGTTAATACCATAAAAATTGGAGAGAAACATAAAGAATGTGATATTTTGTTTTTCTCCTCAATTAATGAAAGATTTCGGTTTATTTAGTtttaatatactatatcaatagtGTGTTAATGctaagtaaaatataattttaaagaatACAAAGAGGAGTGATAAGTAGACTATTAAAGAGTGATAACATTTTAAAGAGGAAAGTATATTGATTTAAACTCAAGTACAAATAAATTTAGGTAGTTAAGGTAAAATTTTAGTACATCAATTTTTTAAAGTTTAACTAATATATCACTCTtcttttaactttatattttctAAACAAGAACCAGGAGCACTCACGCTTTATGAATAAAcatattatgaaattaaaatctTGGCAGCTGttgcattttatttattaagacGGTAACATtccacatatacatatataattatttatttctaaaatGACCATGCAcacaaatattttgatattaaaatGATGACAAGATTTTTACTTTTGTCTGTGGTATTTGTCTCGTAAAAAATTGCCTATTGTGGAATCAAATtcctaaaatataaatataattcgttTTTGCATAAGCCTTGTATTACTTATTTAACAATCCTTTCTATAACTTAATGGTTTTAGAAACATTAATCGAATTATATGTGATTATAATCAGGTCATTTCTATCATTTAGGTACTCTTAAGTGAGCATTATTGTTTGTTTGTTATTATTTGCTTGTAAATTAAGGACATAAGATCAACAACCATGTAAATTCTATATGTATATTCTACTAAATGATCAATTTTCTCTTAGTTTTGATCATTCAACTGTTAACTTCTCTTTCATAGTTACTTCtctaatattacatattatatctaTGATAAGATCTTCTTTAATGAACACTAATAATATTAGGCTCAGAAATGGTATTCATCAATTTGCTTCTATATTAGACATATCATTAGAGATTTAGCAACTATTCGACTAACCGATTAACCGACTCTCAAGAAGCTGACGTCTTTGCCGATGATTTTCAAACTCCTTTACAAAACGCGTCAAATTTATGATTGTTTAATATTATAAActcgaaaataaattttttaacattgttatatttattgaaGTCTTTGTTCTGATAAAATTAAGATATAATTACCAAAGTTTATAGTTTATTAATAGGTACTTATAGTATATTAATTGGTTTTTATTTAGTTTATTTTATACTAATTTATTACTAATTAAATATACTAATTAAatactaattattatttttaattttttatataacaatTATGGTACATATAAGTAAGTATACTATATTActacatattaaaaaatattaaaatcataCTAAAGACAGTAAAGAAAGAATATTGTACTTCTATTTGTATATCTTATCAAGTTATTAATAATACTAAAAATTTAAGGCCGATCAATCGGCCTTTTTTGCCGACTAGTTGTTGAGTACAAAAGTGGCCGGATAATCGGCTTAACTAGTCGTTCACTAGTCGGTACATTTCTACCGACTCATTATGTTTTACATTGgaaaacgaaaataaaaatcaaattagTCGAATTATGGCCAAACGTAACTTTTTAACTTAACCTAACCTTCTAATTTAAAAGATTAAAATGACCAATTAAATAGTAAATATCTAAACCATTTCTTTAATTGATCTGTATCGTTCACCATCGATACCATCCAAATATAAAATTCTCAGCAGACTGTCTATGATACCTTCCACTGGTACGTAGGCTTAACATCGGATTATATACTTTTAAAGATGTCAGTCCGGCTTTTTCGTCCACACAGCAAGTATGTATATACAATGGTTGTTGGCGAGCAGGGAAGCAACCATTTTTCAAGATAAACTGCGCTATATTGTACTTATATACGCTGTACATCTACGTGGGAGAGAAAGGAGAGAAGGGAAaggaaggaagaggaagaggacaTAAGAAAGAACGACAGGAATAAAAGCCAGCTAACTTTTCTGGAGACGCAATCACGTCTTCAAGAATTGCGTCTGAATACTTTAAAGTTTATCCTCGAGTCAGATTGGGGAATACTTGCGCACTACCGGAAGTTCCGATGTTGTTATACTTACGTGCTTAAAAAGTTAAAGCAGAAATCACTAATTCGATAATCCGTAAAGTTTATAATCCGTAAACCTCGTTCAATGTCATCCGTTATTGATATAATTTGTAAGAATTCGATTCGTTTTCCAAATAGGTCGTTATTTTTTTTCTACACCTTTTTCCTGCACTATGGAATTCGTGTGCACTCGTTTATTAGGTTCATTTTATCCGGAAATAGATAAAGAAGAATCGATCTTGTAGAAGTTACATTTTGACGCACACATAGGGCATATTGTTAGATTTATCTTTTTGTTTCAATGTTTTAATTCGAATTTAAAAGATACTTAATAATTGTTttagcaaaattaaatataggtTAAATTGGAAAGATGATGAATGAATCTTTATTGTTACAGATTTATTGCACTCAAGATTTACGCAAAGTTAAATGCCCCTTCGTTACGTTTCCCCACTCCCGCGACTAGTGGAAGACGATCCAAAACATTTAAGAAATACATATATCAAACAAGAAGGAAACATTCGCACCTGTGTCGCGATTGTTGTGCCATGATGGAAAACAAGTGACCCAGATTCGCCCCTAGAAAACAAGTGCCTCTACCTGTTGCACTTCATCCCCGATGCATGAAAACCTCCATCTACTAAAGAAATATGTAGACATATTTCTGTAGAAATATTCTGTAGAAATATTTCGccttttataatatttcttcctttgaatttttttatatctttctcGTCTACTTGAAAATTATAGTAAAGCGTTTAAGAATATTAGAATTAGTGTTAGTATTAGAAAAgaataaaaggaagaaaatgcTTTTTCGTAAAAAGAATAagaatgaaaaaaattaataattaattattcctTCCAATTATACTAATTTTGACTTTCATCGCtttttatcgataaaaataattctcaGAATCATTTTTGCGTCGAGAAATCGGTAAAAAAAagtagaaatatttaaaaatgaaaaatcgatCTAAATCAACAGTAAGTAAAATCGAAGCGTGTTTAGAAGAAGGAATCCTTCTTTTTTAGGCGCTACACTAAAATGTCACGGAAGTGATAGTAATCGGCGGAAAGGGTGGCACGAATGaaaaacaaatacaaaacaaacgatgaaaaaCAAATACGTGAATATTCACTTAAATCTTTATGCAAACTTCCAATAGCTTTTTGTATAACCATTTATTATAGAAGCACAAATCACGAATATGAAATATTCTTCTATCCAAACTGAATATGCAATGAATAAAAAACacttatataaattattacaatatttcaataacataaaaattccaatggagtataaatatttattgaaatttccaatatttctcCAAAATTAAATACCACATAAACAATTCTAGAAGAAAATATTAGACATAAATTACAACTGTTCACCTTTAAATTAAACACAAATATTTaatcaaatattcaaaaattaatatttaacaagCAGAGTTTATCTAAAGCAAATGCAATATGGATGAAGAGTAAACACATAAATCAGTAAAACCAACCAGGTTTTAAATTTCAATGAGATTTATGTTTGCAGTAGATGTCTTATAATGTCTGtgtatattttcagatttttttcaaattttacaatCAAAATAGTCATGTCTCATTATAGTGCTGTTGTATAACCAGAGGTGTTTACTTTGTAAGCATGGGGCCAGGTACCCCATGAGGCTGCAAAAATACTGATCAACAAAATTAATGaacaattatcagaattacaGAAAATACTGGTTAGTATGCAAAGACTGGGGTACAAATTGTAACTTTGCTAAAATGATGAATCCTTCAACTTTTGATTATTTGAATTATTGAATCATTGCTTATGATGGCAGTTTTAAAAACAGTTTTGGCCATTGCATTGTGCATATTCTAATTAACAGTAATGcatatataatagtaatagtaataaccAAAGATTCAGATTAACCAAAGAATcttcaaatattaatttcctATTGGTTTAATTGATTTACCTGTAGGGGCCCAAAATGACTATTAGCTTCAGATCCCCAAAGCTTTAAATCTGCTACTGTATACGACTCAGACAAATCATTCCCATTCCACTAAACCTCTCGAATAGGACACTTTAAACCTTCTGTACTATTATATGGAGCGATAGTCAGAACAGTCGTGCAACCATGGAGAGAAACAGTGTATGTACAGATCGATCAGCGTAATCCATCTCAGCATTCTTATTTGACCAAATCAGTCAGATATTGAGAAATCGTGAAAATAATCGTGCCAGTGTGAAAAGAAGCAGTTACAGATAGATCAATCTGCGTTCCACCTCAGTAGTCTTGGTACAGGGATCATCGATTCTGCTTGGTGATGATTATTATTTGCCAAGACTCATAAATAATAAAGGAGATAGCCGGTGGTGTAATTGAATCAAAATAATGTAGAGGTATCGTGTTATACGCCTCGGGCAATCATAACTCAGGCTATCTCGTCTGTGTGTCGGCCCATGTCAGCCCGAGGTGACTACGGGGGATGCGCCGAGGGTGCCTCTATATAAAGGGTGTCATCTCTAACCCCGGGCACTCGTTCCACCGCAGCAACAGGCCGCAAACGTCGCGTATCCCTCCTGCGAACGCGATAGTTTCCTTTCTATTTCCctacctttcttcttcttcttcattttgTGCAACAAATTCACCGGAATCCACCCACCAAGGGGAGGAGCTTGACACATCCGGAGACCGTCGAGAAAGATTTTCGATAGTCATAACAACTACATTTACGACATGGTGAGTGATTCAGTCTTCTTGTGAATTTTTGGTGCACCGGTGGAGGATCTCTCTGTTTGGACCTTTCTCTTGCTATTATACTTTCTCTTGACTTCTCATTTATTTACTTTCCATCTTTTTGGAATAGGTTTAGATTAGGTAAACGGTGCTTTGTGTATTAAGATCATGGTGAAAATGTTACTGATTTTCAGCCTTTGCATCCTTATGTAATTTGAAGTTTTCTTTTCTTAATAGAATGTATTCATTTTTCCCGGtaaatctgatataattttgATAGTGTTTCGTGCAGCATTGGACTGTTTTGTGTCAAAGGAAGCCAGAAATGGTACCACAATTAGGGGCATACTTTGATCTTGATTTTTCTAACAATTTTAGATAGTTTTGTGTCAGAAGAAGTTTTATTACTAGTAAGTGAAGTCTGTTCTTAATTAAAGATGATTCTATTAAAAATTGCTTGCATTGTCTTGTGAATTGATAATAGTTTTGATAATAAATGAGACGAAAGTTTCACTATTACTATTTACACTCGATCCCCACGAATTCTCATTGCGTTTGTGGCGAATATGTAACAATTGTCGAAACGGTAACCACGGATTAGCAAAGAGTAATGACGAAAAGCGTTCAGGCATCTTCTATGCTGTCCTTGATATAATATTACTTCGTTTTCAATTATTCTACAGCTTCCACTGTTGTTTTTCCGTTTCCATGTTATTCGATCAAAACAGCAGTTAATTCCAGTACTAATCGATCTTCTTCCATTGAATTGACTAATTAGATTAATTTGAAGTATTTTACAAATTATGAATGTTTGCAGTTGTGGACAAATAGTTCCATTTCCTTGTAGGCCATAGCAAATGAAACTATAAAAAAGTTTAAAAGTTACATgcaatttaactgttcttttttCAATTTGAGAATATGATGTTTTAAAATGaactttataatttatatatttccatTAACGGAATGGAAAGAGTATATGATTACAGTAACTAGTTCCAAATTTCTTTTGAACTTGTTTTGAAAATGCTTACTTCCTTCTATAGAATTCaacattattttaattaattca contains:
- the LOC126926561 gene encoding H/ACA ribonucleoprotein complex subunit 1-like isoform X2 translates to MSFRGRGGGGGFGRGGRGGRGGGGFRGGRGGDRGGKGYDQGPPEQVTPLGHFTWTVQDDLVAKVDIEQVPFFNAPIYTENKQQIGKIDEIFGNIRDYYVSIKLSENIKASSFQKDAQLFIDPAKLLPLQRFLPKPPGSVQKRGGGGGRGAKRGGGGHGGGRGGGRPSFGRGGGFGRGGGGGGFKGRGGGGGGFGRNDSGRSRGRGRW
- the LOC126926543 gene encoding la-related protein 7, which translates into the protein MVMEEQQSDMELDSERVPVPQVQKSVEDSRIETVNKVTSISRGKPRLRKKALHAAILKQMEFYFSDANLSKDRFLSNLVKEDPYVDLSVFLKFNKIRELTTDINRISKGIQASTILSLSEDGMKVRRITPIVPKENTDECTVYVQNLPPDADHETLSSIFSQYGQVVYVSIPRFKNNKKIKGFAFVEFDTIESVKNCLKAFEKKGCVLPSYTAPDKLLSITTFDNTEKDITLGNEKSICPENTAANEKLEDTEIDKSNEQEMHTNIDNTSENHDNNNKKKAKKRKHAGTESAESGETEEQMESELIKSKKKKLKNPSDLHSGEIESSNEKQSDVFLEGTQRKLNKCERNVPIKEEQVSDNCDENEQMVIDDSTILNNQEQENTNEKKKKRKKRKKQSKLEDFSYSMGLQVMAKKDWKCLRNKYLELQRSKMKQLKQHLRKTRWNQWSNYEKNKPERVENDEKDTTRKQNSISACRFSFTSGVIVKIEMDKPCTDPKSLKMELKNNSSVKYIDVEDGSCFAYVRCDTSEAAQAFIQKSDEERNMRILEGEEEKIYWDKILHDREEKLSKKVKVKQRGRNKLLKKAEKELGKHIKFDEV
- the LOC126926561 gene encoding probable H/ACA ribonucleoprotein complex subunit 1 isoform X1, whose amino-acid sequence is MIISVNCRGGGGGFGRGGRGGRGGGGFRGGRGGDRGGKGYDQGPPEQVTPLGHFTWTVQDDLVAKVDIEQVPFFNAPIYTENKQQIGKIDEIFGNIRDYYVSIKLSENIKASSFQKDAQLFIDPAKLLPLQRFLPKPPGSVQKRGGGGGRGAKRGGGGHGGGRGGGRPSFGRGGGFGRGGGGGGFKGRGGGGGGFGRNDSGRSRGRGRW
- the LOC126926558 gene encoding dehydrodolichyl diphosphate synthase complex subunit Nus1 translates to MFTVFRMLLILIHFSCDLFAGFYNCCMIVHRKCTEIWYRENLRTETEMLMRVANEMKKLPRHLVIIFGAKEDTVFDCIRIIGWCITLGIPYISFFDISGYLVRNENLLKYELAKRRPDLLDRISWSKPNAGFKQNGITDFKLKTRISLLCASDGKKEIVSLTKTLAEAVVTGTIKPEEINIDLLNEKLNSRGIPDPDMGLIYGRLCSTYGVLPWQTRITEFYTLPLHVSLSAKDFTCLLEKYSKSEQRFGK